The Phaeodactylum tricornutum CCAP 1055/1 chromosome 6, whole genome shotgun sequence region TTTTTCCCAAGTCTGGGCCCGGACAGGAAACCTTGTAAGCTTTGTGAGGCCAACGTCCCTAttccattcactgtcaatagaAAGAGATAGCTGGTTGGATTACCTGATAGAAAACCTCGGTTGTCTACCTTTCATTTTTCTGTCTCTTTCTCACGACCATGAAAATTGCCGTCACCATGTTGCTTACTCCTCGAATCCTTCCGTCATTATCCCGTTGTCGGGGACGTCGTACATTCCCTTGTAGCACGTCCGTCTGGAATACGAGTAGCGTCAGGCACCGCCACAGCCACAGCATCCGTCTCTGTAGCCCTACGTACGGTCCAAGAAGCCCACTACGATTGTTgccatcgacgacgacgaattcACTTCGTCGGACGCGACGATCCGTTCTCCACGACAGTGTCGGCGCCTGGCGTGGGCGTACTCCACAACACCGAACTATCATGTCGTCCACGACTACGACCCCCCGCACGCTCCATCGCAAACCCAAGGTTGTCTTTCTGAACGCGGCTCGTCTCGACTACGATCAGCAGCTCGACTGGTCGCGTTTGCGGAATCTTTGCGACGAACTGACTCTCGGTGACCGGGACACCGTCACGGACGAGGCCGAGCTGCTACGCATGGTCCAACAACAGgatatcgtcgtcgccaaggaAATGCCCGTACCCGCCCACATTCTGGCACAATTCCCAAACACGGTCCGACTCATTTGTGAAGCCGGGACGGGATACAACAATTGGCCCGTCGCCTTGGCCCGCAAAAGCCGGGACCTGCCCGTATGCAACCTTCCCACCTACAGCACCGAAGCCGTCGCGCACATGGCCGTCACCTACATTATGAACTTTTCCGTCAGCATGTTCCGACAACAAGAAATGCTCCGACAAGGGGACCGCCGGAACTTTACCGGACCCTTCACGCTACCGCTGCGGGAACTCAACGGCAGTACGGTGGGCTTGGTTAGTGGAGCCGGACGTATCGGCACGCGAGTCGCCCACGTCTGTCTCGCGCTCGGAATGAAGGTTTACGTTTCTAGTCGGGCAGGACAGTTCGCTCCTGATCACACTCTGTACGGACACCCCGACGTCGTGTGTACCAGCGACGTCGACGAGGTCTTGCGAGTGGCCGATTACGTTTCCATCCATACTCCTTTAAACGAACAAACGCGAGGCAGCTTTGGAAAGGCGCAGATTGAGCGAATGAAACCCACCGCCTTTTTAATCAACACCGCACGGGGGGCCGTCTGTGCCGAAGACGAACTCGTTGCGTGTTTGCGAGACAACGTCATTGCCGGGGCCGGACTGGACGTGACCGCGACGGAACCGCCGGCCATGGACAGTCCGTTGTGGGACTTGCCCAACTGCTGGCTCTCTCCGCATACCGGATGGCGGCGACTGGAAACAAGACAACGACTCGTGGATATGACGGCCGACAATATTGAagcctttgtcaatgccaaCAGTCCGAAAGATTACATCAATGTGGTGAACTGATACAAAGGTCTAATTCTGACGCCGGGCTGAATGGAACTTAGAATGTGTCTCGGCTTTCGCCGTTGTCGCTGTGTGTCGTTCAAATACCACGACAATCCATGGGTTGAGGCAATCACTCTCCCACCCGGC contains the following coding sequences:
- a CDS encoding predicted protein, whose protein sequence is MSSTTTTPRTLHRKPKVVFLNAARLDYDQQLDWSRLRNLCDELTLGDRDTVTDEAELLRMVQQQDIVVAKEMPVPAHILAQFPNTVRLICEAGTGYNNWPVALARKSRDLPVCNLPTYSTEAVAHMAVTYIMNFSVSMFRQQEMLRQGDRRNFTGPFTLPLRELNGSTVGLVSGAGRIGTRVAHVCLALGMKVYVSSRAGQFAPDHTLYGHPDVVCTSDVDEVLRVADYVSIHTPLNEQTRGSFGKAQIERMKPTAFLINTARGAVCAEDELVACLRDNVIAGAGLDVTATEPPAMDSPLWDLPNCWLSPHTGWRRLETRQRLVDMTADNIEAFVNANSPKDYINVVN